DNA from Microvirga ossetica:
CGGCCACCTGGGCGAGACCTTCAACAAGATGACGTCGGAGCTGCGTCGCCAGCACGACGGCCTGACCGCCGCGAGCGACCTGATGGACCGGCGCCGCCGCTTCACCGAAGCGGTTCTGGCTGGCGTCTCGGCGGGTGTCATCGGCGTCAATGCCCGCGGGCTCATCACCATCGTGAACCCCTCGACAGAAGCCCTGCTCGGCACGACCCGCGAGGAACTGCTCGGCAAGCCCATCGCCATGGTGCTGCCGGAGGTGGCGCCTCTGGTCGAAGAGATGAGCCACGGCCGGCAGCGCCTGATGCAGCAGCAGATCCACATCTCCGCCGAGGCAAGGAGCGTACGATCGACGTCCGCGTCACCAGCGAGCAGGCCCGCGCCGAGAAGCGGGATCTCGTGATCACGCTCGACGACATCACCGATCTCGTCTTGGCGCAGCGCACCTCCGCCTG
Protein-coding regions in this window:
- a CDS encoding PAS domain-containing protein, giving the protein MPRTRSPPHFYVQVPVRRGEGDLGHLGETFNKMTSELRRQHDGLTAASDLMDRRRRFTEAVLAGVSAGVIGVNARGLITIVNPSTEALLGTTREELLGKPIAMVLPEVAPLVEEMSHGRQRLMQQQIHISAEARSVRSTSASPASRPAPRSGIS